A single region of the Streptomyces sp. NBC_00236 genome encodes:
- a CDS encoding NrtA/SsuA/CpmA family ABC transporter substrate-binding protein, which translates to MNLARPLRTTAVPALLTVSALVALTACGTSEADSAAGGSKATVTVRIPDPGNSGVLALGKKDGSLDKALSKAGAKVRWTGSAGPFAPAAQAMNADQLDIATGSITSGITSLAQRPGFKFFTAVDPDAAGEGILVRNGSDIGSVADLVGKKVAVNQGGTGEYLLLKALAKAGIPADEVTRVYLRPDQTAAVFNAGKVDAWAVWATYAVAEIGSGKAHFVADGAAIGSDNYSLNAVRTEFAEQHPKVVQALYQYLHEASAKEKQNPAAYLNVFTDVGPTAVTGKAKEVQTGFTAQGGTVDPIGPEDIARFEDVAAFYANQKVTKDRVDVAAHLLDVGKLT; encoded by the coding sequence ATGAATCTCGCCCGACCACTGCGCACCACCGCCGTTCCGGCGCTCCTCACGGTCTCGGCGCTCGTCGCCCTCACGGCCTGCGGCACCTCCGAGGCCGACAGCGCCGCGGGGGGATCGAAGGCCACGGTGACCGTCCGCATCCCCGACCCCGGGAACTCCGGGGTGCTCGCCCTCGGCAAGAAGGACGGCAGCCTCGACAAGGCGCTGTCCAAGGCGGGTGCCAAGGTGCGGTGGACCGGCAGCGCCGGCCCGTTCGCCCCCGCAGCCCAGGCCATGAACGCGGACCAGCTGGACATCGCCACGGGCTCCATCACCTCCGGCATCACCTCGCTCGCCCAGCGGCCCGGCTTCAAGTTCTTCACCGCCGTCGACCCGGACGCAGCGGGGGAGGGCATCCTGGTCAGGAACGGGTCGGACATCGGCTCGGTGGCCGACCTCGTGGGGAAGAAGGTCGCCGTCAACCAGGGCGGCACCGGCGAGTACCTGCTGCTCAAGGCCCTCGCCAAGGCCGGCATCCCGGCGGACGAGGTCACCCGGGTCTATCTGCGCCCCGACCAGACCGCGGCGGTCTTCAACGCCGGCAAGGTCGACGCCTGGGCCGTCTGGGCCACGTACGCGGTCGCCGAGATCGGCAGCGGCAAGGCGCACTTCGTCGCCGACGGCGCCGCGATCGGCTCCGACAACTACAGCCTCAACGCCGTGCGGACCGAGTTCGCCGAGCAGCACCCGAAGGTCGTACAGGCCCTCTACCAGTACCTCCACGAGGCCAGCGCCAAGGAGAAGCAGAACCCGGCGGCGTACCTCAACGTCTTCACGGACGTCGGCCCGACCGCCGTGACCGGCAAGGCCAAGGAGGTACAGACCGGGTTCACCGCGCAGGGCGGCACCGTCGATCCCATCGGGCCCGAGGACATCGCACGCTTCGAGGACGTCGCCGCGTTCTACGCCAACCAGAAGGTCACCAAGGACCGGGTCGACGTGGCCGCGCACCTGCTCGATGTCGGGAAGCTGACATGA
- a CDS encoding ABC transporter permease: MSDTAAAPPGLVRPRPRSDRARSRGHALTVRTLGPLALLALWWVASATGLLTPDVLASPAEVLRAVGELWGNGQLPDALTTSLTRSGLGLLIGLAAGLTLGITTGFTRLGDELLDSSLQTLRTIPFLSLVPLFMVWFGINETAKILLIAVATTFPMYVSTSSGVRNTDPKLVEAMRSFGMGRLALVREVVLPGALPSLLAGLRLSMTLSVIALIAAEEINATAGIGYLMSQAQSYARTDILAVCILVYGLLGLTADILVRLLERVLMPWRTPRGATR, encoded by the coding sequence ATGAGCGACACCGCTGCCGCGCCTCCCGGACTGGTCCGGCCGCGCCCGAGGTCCGACAGGGCCCGTAGCCGGGGCCACGCGCTCACGGTCCGCACCCTCGGCCCGCTCGCGCTGCTCGCCCTGTGGTGGGTGGCCTCCGCCACCGGACTCCTCACCCCGGACGTCCTGGCCTCTCCCGCCGAAGTACTCCGTGCCGTCGGCGAGTTGTGGGGCAACGGTCAGCTGCCCGACGCGCTCACCACCTCCCTCACCCGCTCCGGCCTCGGCCTCCTCATCGGGCTCGCCGCCGGGCTGACCCTCGGCATCACCACCGGATTCACCCGGCTCGGCGACGAACTGCTCGACTCCTCGCTCCAGACCCTGCGCACGATCCCCTTCCTCTCCCTGGTACCGCTGTTCATGGTCTGGTTCGGGATCAACGAGACGGCGAAGATCCTCCTCATCGCCGTGGCCACCACCTTCCCGATGTACGTGTCCACATCGAGCGGGGTACGCAACACCGACCCGAAACTCGTCGAGGCCATGCGGAGCTTCGGCATGGGGCGCCTCGCCCTCGTCCGCGAAGTCGTCCTGCCCGGCGCCCTGCCGTCCCTGCTCGCCGGACTGCGCCTGTCGATGACGCTCAGCGTCATCGCGCTGATCGCCGCCGAGGAGATCAACGCGACCGCGGGCATCGGCTATCTGATGTCCCAGGCCCAGAGCTACGCCCGCACCGACATCCTCGCCGTCTGCATCCTCGTCTACGGGCTCCTCGGACTGACCGCCGACATTCTCGTGCGGCTGCTGGAACGCGTGCTGATGCCGTGGCGCACTCCCCGGGGAGCGACCCGATGA
- a CDS encoding ABC transporter ATP-binding protein has protein sequence MTTDPTSVPAVRVRGLRRAFGDRAVLDDLRLDIARGEFVALLGASGSGKTTLLRILGALDGADGGEVLVPEARTIVFQEPRLVPSKRVLANVTVALPRGRSADGLRALAEVGLERHAEAWPATLSGGEAQRVALARALVREPELLLLDEPFAALDALTRLRMQDLVGELCRRHRPAVLLVTHDVEEAVRLADRVAVLRDGRLVTDETVDIARPRDPGDPAFAALRRRLLADLGVDAPAPSHPFPVPAEAGVI, from the coding sequence ATGACCACCGATCCGACATCCGTACCAGCCGTCCGGGTACGGGGACTGCGCCGGGCGTTCGGCGACCGTGCCGTCCTCGACGACCTCCGACTCGACATCGCCCGCGGTGAGTTCGTCGCCCTGCTCGGTGCCAGCGGCAGCGGCAAGACGACGCTGCTGCGCATCCTCGGGGCCCTCGACGGCGCCGACGGGGGAGAGGTCCTCGTCCCCGAGGCCCGCACCATCGTCTTCCAGGAGCCCCGGCTCGTCCCGTCGAAGAGGGTCCTGGCCAATGTGACGGTCGCCCTGCCCCGCGGCCGCTCCGCCGACGGCCTCCGCGCGCTCGCCGAAGTCGGCCTGGAACGCCACGCCGAGGCCTGGCCGGCCACCCTCTCCGGCGGCGAGGCCCAGCGCGTCGCTCTCGCCCGCGCCCTGGTCCGCGAGCCCGAACTGCTGCTGCTCGACGAGCCGTTCGCCGCCCTCGACGCGCTGACCCGGCTGAGGATGCAGGATCTCGTCGGCGAGCTGTGCCGCCGGCACCGCCCCGCCGTGCTGCTGGTCACCCATGACGTCGAGGAGGCCGTACGGCTGGCCGACCGGGTCGCCGTCCTGCGCGACGGCCGCCTCGTCACCGACGAGACCGTCGACATCGCCCGGCCGCGCGACCCGGGCGACCCCGCGTTCGCCGCTCTGCGCCGGCGGCTCCTGGCCGACCTCGGCGTCGACGCCCCCGCACCTTCCCATCCGTTCCCCGTACCCGCCGAAGCCGGAGTGATCTGA
- a CDS encoding ABC transporter substrate-binding protein translates to MTLTIGVHSSNPSLYHLYHLSRLGFAQEELAPLGETVVFHPYTNGVRTGELLTRGVIDFGGTGSTPPVTAQAAGHDIVYTAVSAPRPEHGALLVPEDSPVRTVADLKGTTVHLAVGSWQTHLIAKALDDAGLSYAEDITAVRSDADSEELLRTGAIAAWVAQGADLAAARRTGGLRTLVRTGDVISDRSVFFTRRDLAESRPDVIEALTRALRRADEWAAAHPRQAAEIAAADLGGSADDWETALASLPWTIEPVSDAFIAEQQEAADIFHRTGFIDRPVTVAHARARAAAGKAV, encoded by the coding sequence ATGACCCTCACCATCGGTGTCCACAGCAGCAACCCGTCGCTCTACCACCTGTACCACCTCTCCCGGCTGGGCTTCGCCCAGGAGGAACTGGCCCCGCTGGGCGAGACCGTCGTCTTCCACCCGTACACCAACGGTGTGCGCACCGGCGAACTCCTGACCCGGGGCGTCATCGACTTCGGCGGCACCGGCTCCACCCCGCCCGTCACCGCCCAGGCCGCCGGGCACGACATCGTCTACACCGCGGTCTCCGCGCCGCGCCCCGAACACGGCGCGCTCCTCGTCCCCGAGGACAGCCCCGTGCGCACCGTCGCCGACCTCAAGGGCACGACCGTGCACCTGGCGGTCGGATCCTGGCAGACCCATCTCATCGCCAAGGCGCTCGACGACGCCGGGCTGTCCTACGCCGAGGACATCACCGCCGTCCGCAGCGACGCCGACAGCGAAGAACTGCTGCGCACCGGCGCGATCGCCGCCTGGGTCGCCCAGGGCGCCGACCTGGCGGCCGCCCGGCGCACCGGCGGACTGCGGACCCTGGTCCGCACCGGCGACGTCATCAGCGACCGTTCCGTGTTCTTCACCCGCCGTGACCTCGCCGAATCCCGGCCCGACGTCATCGAGGCCCTGACCCGGGCGCTGCGACGCGCGGACGAGTGGGCCGCGGCCCACCCCCGGCAGGCGGCCGAGATCGCCGCCGCCGACCTCGGCGGATCGGCCGACGACTGGGAGACCGCCCTCGCCTCGCTGCCCTGGACGATCGAGCCCGTCTCCGACGCCTTCATCGCCGAGCAGCAGGAGGCCGCCGACATCTTCCACCGGACCGGATTCATCGACCGGCCGGTGACCGTCGCCCACGCCCGTGCCCGTGCCGCGGCCGGCAAGGCGGTATGA
- a CDS encoding LLM class flavin-dependent oxidoreductase, producing the protein MATEVLWYIIPREGAYPWEPEGRRPVDLGYLTQLAGTVERLGYSGALLATDLYDVWPLGSALAASTSTRFKPLLAVHPGLVPPTLLAKMALSFDTFFGGRLRFNVVNGSTKSLREYGLHVEHDERYELSAEYWSIVKRLTAGEVFDHKGRFYDLKNAGASFRELKPVQDGPIPLWFGGSSDPGIEMAAEHVDVFLTWGEPPHLLKEKLEKVRARAAAYGRTLRIGLRLHLIVRDTEEEAWAAADRLLDVTSDATYARQLGDRAGEDGVGWQRQFRQHGGKVPAHGRELEVHPNMWPGMSLFRPGPGTAVVGSTAQVVERLKEFEDLGVDTFILSGNPLLEEAYRVAETVLPALGITR; encoded by the coding sequence ATGGCGACCGAAGTCCTCTGGTACATCATTCCGCGCGAAGGCGCCTATCCCTGGGAGCCCGAGGGCCGGCGCCCCGTGGACCTCGGGTACCTGACCCAACTGGCCGGGACGGTCGAGCGGCTCGGCTACAGCGGCGCGCTGCTCGCCACCGACCTGTACGACGTCTGGCCGCTCGGCAGCGCACTGGCCGCCTCGACCAGCACCCGCTTCAAGCCCCTGCTGGCCGTCCACCCCGGGCTCGTCCCGCCGACGCTGCTCGCCAAGATGGCGCTCAGCTTCGACACGTTCTTCGGCGGCCGGCTCCGCTTCAACGTGGTCAACGGCTCCACGAAGTCGCTGCGGGAGTACGGACTGCACGTGGAGCACGACGAACGGTACGAGCTGAGCGCGGAGTACTGGTCGATCGTGAAGCGGCTGACGGCCGGCGAGGTCTTCGACCACAAGGGCCGCTTCTACGACCTGAAGAACGCCGGCGCCTCCTTCCGCGAGCTGAAGCCGGTCCAGGACGGGCCCATCCCGCTCTGGTTCGGCGGCTCGTCCGACCCCGGTATCGAGATGGCCGCCGAGCACGTGGACGTCTTCCTGACCTGGGGAGAGCCGCCGCACCTGTTGAAGGAGAAGCTGGAGAAGGTCCGGGCGAGGGCCGCCGCGTACGGCCGCACACTCCGGATCGGGCTGCGGCTGCACCTGATCGTCCGGGACACGGAGGAGGAGGCCTGGGCCGCGGCCGACCGGCTCCTGGACGTCACCAGCGACGCGACATACGCCCGTCAGCTCGGCGACCGGGCGGGGGAGGACGGCGTCGGCTGGCAGCGGCAGTTCCGCCAGCACGGCGGAAAGGTGCCCGCCCACGGCCGTGAACTGGAGGTCCATCCCAACATGTGGCCGGGCATGAGCCTGTTCCGGCCGGGACCGGGCACCGCGGTGGTGGGATCGACGGCTCAGGTCGTCGAGCGGCTCAAGGAGTTCGAAGACCTGGGCGTCGACACCTTCATCCTCTCCGGGAACCCGCTGCTGGAGGAGGCGTACCGGGTCGCGGAGACGGTCCTGCCGGCCCTGGGCATCACCCGCTGA
- a CDS encoding VOC family protein, with translation MLTTRFVDGSPNWMDLGTPDIEGAEAFYTALLGWDFEAGGPETGGYGMFLLDGKTVGGAMTVTEEQAKPSWSVYFRSADVTATAQAVREAGGTVPFEPMDVLEYGRMGGFTDRAGAYFGVWQPKQNPGLGVVNERGSLCWAELYTPDVPAAAAFYDSVFGWDTTQTPYPGGGGAYTVIRTAGGGEETSFGGLVPLDAVPVRAASGPHWLPYIEVEDCDAAAASVERLGGKLTLEPTEMEGVGTFANVEDPYGAAFAVIRSVQ, from the coding sequence ATGCTCACCACCCGTTTTGTTGACGGATCCCCCAACTGGATGGATCTCGGTACACCGGACATCGAGGGGGCCGAGGCGTTCTACACCGCTCTCCTCGGCTGGGACTTCGAAGCCGGAGGCCCCGAGACCGGTGGCTACGGGATGTTCCTGCTGGACGGGAAGACGGTCGGCGGGGCGATGACGGTCACCGAGGAGCAGGCGAAGCCGTCCTGGTCGGTGTACTTCCGGTCGGCGGACGTCACCGCCACCGCGCAGGCCGTGCGCGAGGCCGGCGGGACGGTGCCGTTCGAGCCGATGGACGTCCTGGAGTACGGCCGGATGGGCGGTTTCACCGACCGGGCCGGGGCCTACTTCGGCGTCTGGCAGCCCAAGCAGAACCCGGGCCTCGGCGTCGTGAACGAGCGGGGCAGCCTCTGCTGGGCCGAGCTGTACACCCCGGACGTGCCGGCCGCCGCGGCGTTCTACGACTCCGTCTTCGGCTGGGACACGACGCAGACGCCCTACCCCGGCGGCGGCGGGGCGTACACCGTGATCAGGACGGCGGGTGGCGGTGAGGAGACCTCGTTCGGCGGACTCGTCCCGCTGGACGCCGTGCCCGTCAGGGCCGCCTCCGGGCCGCACTGGCTGCCGTACATCGAGGTCGAGGACTGCGACGCCGCTGCGGCATCGGTCGAGCGGCTGGGCGGCAAGCTGACGCTGGAACCGACGGAGATGGAAGGCGTGGGCACCTTCGCGAACGTCGAGGATCCGTACGGTGCCGCGTTCGCCGTGATCAGGAGCGTCCAGTGA
- a CDS encoding WhiB family transcriptional regulator: MLINTATDPALAWQETALCAQTGPEFFFPAPGSSTREAKQLCNACEGRLACLEYALDNDERFGVWGGLSEKERDRLRRVDRHRA, from the coding sequence ATGCTGATCAACACCGCGACCGACCCCGCTCTCGCCTGGCAGGAGACAGCGCTGTGCGCACAGACGGGGCCCGAGTTCTTCTTCCCCGCCCCCGGCAGCTCCACCCGTGAGGCCAAGCAGCTCTGCAACGCCTGCGAGGGACGCCTGGCCTGCCTGGAGTACGCACTCGACAACGACGAGCGCTTCGGCGTCTGGGGCGGTCTCTCCGAGAAGGAGCGCGACAGGCTCCGCAGAGTCGACCGCCACCGGGCGTGA
- a CDS encoding chitosanase: protein MTRVVLFGAPIAIVVSLLFNSGGDAELPTSSPTAKASVTPSAPADPFAAADEDERRELNARVAAMPPGLAEPKMREIAWQLLASAEGSTLDWRSQYGTIEDTGDGTGYNAGIVGFCSSTHDMLTFVESFTAEHPDSPLAPFVPALREVDGTASHEGLDPGFTAAWKKSAEDPAFRAAQDLVRLKQYFEPAVHLAKLDGLGTLGQYIYFDAMVLQGPGSEADSFYGIRKAAAEEADTVAEGGDESAYLDAFLEAARTVMKSKKNQQDTSRLDTAQRVFLEDGNLALEPPLTWKMYGETFRVPS, encoded by the coding sequence GTGACCCGTGTGGTGCTGTTCGGTGCGCCGATAGCCATCGTCGTTTCCCTGCTCTTCAACAGCGGCGGCGACGCGGAGCTGCCCACGAGCTCTCCCACCGCGAAGGCGTCGGTCACCCCGTCCGCACCGGCCGACCCGTTCGCCGCCGCGGACGAAGACGAACGGCGCGAGCTCAACGCCCGCGTCGCCGCGATGCCCCCGGGGCTGGCCGAGCCGAAGATGCGCGAGATCGCCTGGCAGCTGCTGGCCAGCGCCGAGGGGTCGACGCTGGACTGGCGCAGCCAGTACGGCACGATCGAGGACACCGGCGACGGCACCGGCTACAACGCGGGAATCGTCGGTTTCTGCTCCAGTACGCACGACATGCTCACGTTCGTCGAGTCGTTCACCGCGGAACACCCGGACAGCCCCCTGGCACCGTTCGTCCCGGCGCTGCGCGAGGTCGACGGCACCGCCTCGCACGAGGGGCTGGACCCCGGTTTCACGGCCGCGTGGAAGAAGTCGGCCGAGGACCCTGCCTTCCGCGCCGCCCAGGACCTGGTCCGGCTGAAGCAGTACTTCGAACCGGCCGTCCATCTGGCGAAACTGGACGGTCTCGGCACCCTGGGGCAGTACATCTACTTCGACGCCATGGTTCTCCAGGGCCCCGGCTCCGAGGCGGACTCCTTCTACGGCATCCGGAAGGCAGCCGCGGAAGAGGCGGACACGGTCGCGGAGGGCGGCGACGAGTCGGCCTATCTGGACGCCTTCCTCGAAGCGGCCCGGACCGTGATGAAGTCGAAGAAGAACCAGCAGGACACCTCGCGCCTCGACACCGCCCAGCGGGTGTTCCTGGAGGACGGGAACCTGGCCCTCGAACCGCCGCTGACCTGGAAGATGTACGGCGAGACGTTCCGCGTCCCGTCCTGA
- a CDS encoding acyl-ACP desaturase: protein MTITSPHLGSSQAWTDAQLLYALEEVVEKELNRHLKVAKDWMPHEYVPFSDGRNFPGIFDDGQAWEAEQSKVTDIGKIALVVNLLTEDNLPSYHHEIASLFGRDGAWGTWVHRWTAEEGRHGIVMRDYLLTSRAVDPDKLEQFRMAHMAEGFESDNRHSMLHSVAYVAFQELATRVSHRNTGHQSGDPVCDRMLARIATDENLHMVFYRNLLGAAFELAPDLTMQSVRDVVVNFRMPGHGMPGFERAAAQMAIGEIYNMRIHHDDVIQPVLRYLKVLDIDGLGPEGLQAQEELGLYMNGLDSEASKFDAKLAARKARMTARAQA from the coding sequence GTGACGATCACCTCTCCCCACCTCGGCAGTTCACAGGCGTGGACCGACGCCCAACTGCTGTACGCGCTGGAAGAGGTGGTGGAGAAGGAACTCAACCGCCATCTCAAGGTCGCCAAGGACTGGATGCCGCACGAGTACGTGCCGTTCTCCGACGGCCGGAACTTCCCCGGCATCTTCGACGACGGCCAGGCCTGGGAGGCCGAGCAGTCCAAGGTCACCGACATCGGCAAGATCGCCCTGGTCGTGAACCTGCTGACCGAGGACAACCTCCCCAGCTACCACCACGAGATCGCCTCGCTCTTCGGCCGTGACGGCGCCTGGGGCACCTGGGTGCACCGCTGGACGGCCGAGGAGGGCCGCCACGGCATCGTGATGCGCGACTACCTGCTCACCTCGCGCGCCGTGGACCCGGACAAGCTGGAGCAGTTCCGGATGGCGCACATGGCGGAGGGCTTCGAGTCCGACAACCGCCACTCGATGCTGCACTCCGTCGCATACGTGGCGTTCCAGGAACTGGCGACCCGGGTCTCGCACCGCAACACCGGACATCAGTCGGGCGACCCCGTCTGCGACCGCATGCTGGCGCGGATCGCGACCGACGAGAACCTGCACATGGTCTTCTACCGCAACCTCCTCGGCGCGGCCTTCGAACTCGCCCCGGACCTGACCATGCAGTCCGTGCGCGATGTCGTCGTGAACTTCCGGATGCCCGGCCACGGCATGCCCGGGTTCGAGCGGGCCGCCGCGCAGATGGCGATCGGTGAGATCTACAACATGCGGATCCACCACGACGACGTGATCCAGCCGGTGCTGCGCTACCTGAAGGTGCTGGACATCGACGGTCTGGGCCCGGAGGGCCTCCAGGCGCAGGAGGAGCTCGGTCTGTACATGAACGGGCTGGACAGCGAGGCGTCGAAGTTCGACGCGAAGCTCGCCGCGCGCAAGGCACGCATGACGGCCCGCGCCCAGGCCTGA
- a CDS encoding Scr1 family TA system antitoxin-like transcriptional regulator: MPPRTTPTARQQRLGYELRKLREQSGMTAQQAAALLGVDRTRIPNIESGRFGISAERVRTLAFNYGCPDTGLVDLLAEMATERARGWWEEHRGLLLPSLLDIAELEFHAVELNTATTTHIPGLLQTEEHARAVFDTADPRLPGPDLMARLSLRLRRQEVLERDRPPLYEAVIHEAALRMQFGGPKVTRAQLEHILDQSERSRITVRAIPFAAGGFPGAGQSFTYVGAAVPQLDTVQLDSSHGSMLLDADMQLRRYRGLLERLRTLALPVEESRAFIRCIAQDL, translated from the coding sequence GTGCCACCCAGGACCACTCCGACCGCACGACAACAACGCCTCGGGTACGAACTGCGCAAACTGCGCGAGCAGTCGGGGATGACGGCACAGCAGGCCGCGGCACTGCTGGGCGTCGACCGCACCCGCATCCCCAACATCGAGTCCGGCCGGTTCGGCATCAGCGCCGAGCGGGTCCGCACCCTGGCCTTCAACTACGGCTGCCCCGACACGGGCCTCGTGGACCTGCTGGCAGAGATGGCGACGGAGCGGGCGAGGGGCTGGTGGGAGGAGCATCGCGGCCTGCTGCTGCCGAGCCTGCTGGACATCGCCGAACTCGAGTTCCACGCAGTGGAGTTGAACACCGCCACCACCACCCACATCCCCGGCCTGCTCCAGACCGAGGAACACGCGCGCGCGGTCTTCGACACCGCCGACCCCCGGCTGCCGGGCCCCGATCTGATGGCCCGGCTCTCCCTGCGGCTGCGCCGCCAGGAAGTGCTCGAACGGGACCGGCCGCCACTGTACGAAGCGGTGATCCACGAGGCCGCGCTACGGATGCAGTTCGGCGGCCCCAAGGTCACCCGGGCCCAGCTGGAACACATTCTCGACCAGTCCGAGCGCAGCCGGATCACCGTCCGGGCCATCCCCTTCGCCGCAGGCGGTTTCCCCGGCGCCGGACAGTCGTTCACCTATGTCGGCGCGGCGGTCCCGCAGCTCGATACCGTGCAACTCGATTCCTCGCACGGCTCGATGCTGCTGGACGCCGATATGCAACTGCGCCGGTACCGGGGCCTGTTGGAGCGCCTGCGTACGCTCGCGCTGCCCGTCGAGGAATCACGCGCATTCATCCGATGCATAGCCCAGGACCTCTGA
- a CDS encoding ATP-binding protein, producing the protein MKGALRCLPALAPAGPQPPAADNLSYSFALPGGAFCAGLARRAVDELLSRHGLAELAETAVLATSELVAAAYRFTPDREMLLRVHWQYDALRITLYDQHPAHASPEKSEECREHRSASMWLLAAAVDAHGGDWGLAPALTASGGSKTWALLHR; encoded by the coding sequence ATGAAGGGCGCACTGCGTTGTCTCCCGGCCCTCGCACCCGCCGGACCACAACCACCGGCGGCGGACAACCTCAGCTACTCGTTCGCCCTGCCGGGCGGTGCCTTCTGCGCGGGCCTCGCCCGCCGCGCCGTGGATGAACTGCTCAGCCGGCACGGTCTCGCCGAACTCGCCGAGACGGCGGTCCTCGCCACCTCGGAACTCGTCGCAGCCGCCTATCGCTTCACGCCGGACCGGGAGATGCTCCTGCGGGTCCACTGGCAGTACGACGCGCTGCGGATCACCCTCTACGACCAGCACCCTGCCCATGCGTCGCCCGAGAAGTCCGAGGAGTGCCGGGAGCACCGCAGCGCCAGCATGTGGCTGCTGGCCGCCGCGGTGGACGCACACGGCGGTGACTGGGGGCTGGCCCCCGCGCTGACGGCCTCCGGCGGCTCCAAGACCTGGGCGTTACTCCACCGCTAG